In Chitinophaga nivalis, a single genomic region encodes these proteins:
- a CDS encoding RNA polymerase sigma-70 factor, whose translation MPQQDIQHNIACWLQGDNTQYEAIFYHYHPRLYKYLIRFIKNHVWAEEMVMDVLYKVWQKRDTIRGADTFENYLFTIARNLLISEWRKKIETLLSLEEASTAPADPGYDPLLYKELEQVYQQSLTTLPEQRRRIFLLHRQENLSYKQIATQLDISPKTVENQVSSALKHLRAAMMRYLSSVIL comes from the coding sequence GTGCCGCAACAGGACATTCAGCACAACATCGCTTGCTGGCTGCAAGGTGATAACACGCAATACGAAGCCATCTTTTATCATTACCATCCCCGTTTGTATAAATACCTGATCCGTTTCATCAAAAACCATGTATGGGCCGAAGAAATGGTGATGGATGTGTTATACAAAGTATGGCAGAAACGTGACACCATCCGTGGGGCGGATACTTTTGAAAATTATTTGTTTACCATAGCACGTAACCTGCTGATCAGCGAATGGCGGAAAAAAATCGAGACTTTATTGTCGCTGGAAGAAGCCAGTACCGCACCGGCCGATCCGGGTTATGATCCCCTTTTATATAAAGAACTGGAACAGGTATATCAGCAAAGCCTCACCACTTTACCGGAGCAACGCCGCCGGATTTTTCTCCTTCATCGCCAGGAAAACCTGAGCTATAAACAGATTGCCACGCAGCTGGATATATCACCCAAAACTGTGGAAAACCAGGTGTCCAGCGCCCTCAAACACTTACGCGCCGCTATGATGCGCTATCTCTCCAGCGTTATTCTTTAA
- a CDS encoding FecR family protein, protein MLQQKEADQALLQQYLEGSYTQEQLKQIQVYLTDPAYRDSMAVFLEKQWLELPAAPITVTPALQQRYQQFLVKTNETTVVRRLWSGWRRVAAVAAVLLLSGYSGYRWYNGQLKTGKVAGQWTWLKNPPGKRSRILLPDSSVVYLSGGSSLRYPAGYGNSHRQLFLEGEAYFMVKHDTTKPFSVTTGQVTTVDVGTAFNIRSLKDQPEICIAVAEGVVNVSDTKGEVGSLTRLQQLRYHVQTGSHKTTLVDNEAQIGSWREGVLLFRKQSLGEVATELERYYGVSIRFAQPALAHVLITTTLKNVSLPEALDILSLTAAVQCKQEGNTVTIRTVR, encoded by the coding sequence ATGTTACAGCAAAAAGAAGCAGACCAGGCACTATTGCAACAATACCTGGAAGGCAGCTATACCCAGGAGCAGTTAAAACAGATACAGGTGTATCTGACAGATCCTGCCTACCGGGATAGTATGGCTGTATTCCTGGAAAAGCAATGGCTGGAACTGCCGGCAGCACCTATAACGGTAACGCCTGCACTGCAACAACGTTACCAGCAGTTTTTGGTCAAAACAAACGAGACAACGGTGGTACGCCGGTTATGGTCTGGCTGGCGGCGGGTGGCCGCGGTAGCAGCCGTATTGCTGTTGTCGGGTTATTCGGGGTATCGCTGGTACAATGGCCAGTTGAAAACAGGAAAGGTGGCCGGACAATGGACCTGGCTGAAAAATCCACCGGGAAAAAGGTCCCGCATATTGCTGCCGGATAGTTCCGTGGTATACCTGAGCGGTGGTAGTAGCCTCCGTTACCCGGCCGGTTATGGTAATAGCCACCGGCAGCTGTTCCTGGAAGGGGAAGCTTATTTTATGGTGAAACATGATACCACTAAGCCTTTTAGCGTAACCACCGGTCAGGTTACTACGGTAGATGTGGGTACGGCTTTTAATATCCGTTCATTGAAAGATCAGCCGGAAATATGTATTGCGGTGGCGGAAGGTGTGGTGAATGTATCAGATACCAAAGGGGAAGTAGGTAGTCTTACGCGGCTGCAGCAGTTGCGTTACCATGTGCAGACAGGTAGCCATAAAACAACGCTGGTAGATAATGAAGCACAGATAGGTAGCTGGCGGGAAGGCGTATTGTTATTCCGTAAACAGTCATTGGGAGAAGTAGCGACCGAGCTGGAAAGATATTATGGGGTGAGTATCCGTTTTGCACAGCCGGCATTAGCGCATGTTTTAATTACCACCACCCTGAAAAATGTATCACTGCCGGAAGCGCTGGATATACTGTCACTAACAGCGGCCGTGCAATGTAAACAGGAAGGAAATACGGTGACAATCCGTACTGTAAGATAA
- a CDS encoding TonB-dependent receptor produces MKKKRIIASHVVVRCRYHIMLLLACLFTGLSLQAQDSNRKLQVNFQNATLQEVSAGLEKLSGYAFSYTESNARDYGKRITLSLNNVTITQVLEQLFQGSPLSYLIKGNMIYLRPNPAYRRPGAKGTLKGRVVDFETTQPLVGATVQLSGTAYGVVTDERGFYRLENVPAGNYDMVISYIGYKRDVMSRIAVDDNKERSYDVKLQAGGSLKEVVVDAGPRKVRAVTHNTERQLLQEIRGATGVVSGISNEMIGKTADRNAAEVVKRISGVTVMDDRFIVVRGMNERYNLTYLNGSIAPATELYSKAFAYDLLPSSIIDRILVYKSPVADLSADYAGAGIKIFTKNAMPVRHLDVGVQIAHRPGSTLETINSYTGGKYDFLGFDDGTRKLPAFSPGYFNSGKTQTSVSQEEMVKGFSPELAYGTRKSSPDLQFFVNYYDAYRIGRKQLYNLTSVTYTKETRFYDVYRQLGNTGAFGGPSTDDGGQSFADRNSITNSRQTTEIGKVNVLENLTLKLNDNHQVSFNNFFVNEGRSLTSINDSRRNTGMENMQQYGLGRDIILSFQQRMLYAGNFTGRHLLGQRKTHEVNWNLSYTFDRQDIPDMRVMHFASRGLYLEDPAYGYFSVNTQFGGKMARLFIRNQEKVYNASIDYSWQLHPQFTLKAGTFQMYKVRQVGRRVFWINRGGLPSGESIVQPNSDFEQGWHTGWGHNDNNIIFYRQQDLPTLWNPANFREDKSGLQIYDLTNPVDAYTASEQNNAFYLMGDAKVLRNKLTLNAGVRVEYDRQHLSGAIEYNGIIASVPVDKRKTMVLPSFNATYRPDSLFVIRGGYGRTLNRPEFREITPYNDYDYQSSEYIQGNPKTVTATIDNYDLRFEFYPNNRAQNEVFNIGAFYKHLKDPIEKFRKDINNSDYAGFYSTEISFGNAISANIYGVEMEIKKSLSFIPGSLFRNLSVMLNGALIKSTTVERTQNEGFWDTTTVSGAPLQGQSPYVLNGGLFYENAGWGTKIGLVYNVSGPRIYAKGVVIAERFPDYAKRVRPDLLETPRHLLDLSVTQRIVKSLQAKFSIQNLLAQPVRLVEDYARNQRYDKEVQVENTAGKLVYTGDNIFSSYNPGRYFILSLSYAF; encoded by the coding sequence ATGAAAAAAAAGCGAATCATCGCCAGTCATGTGGTGGTCAGGTGCAGGTATCACATTATGTTACTGCTGGCTTGTCTATTTACAGGTCTCAGTTTACAGGCACAGGATAGTAACAGAAAACTACAGGTAAATTTTCAAAATGCCACCTTACAGGAGGTGAGCGCCGGACTGGAAAAATTATCCGGTTATGCTTTCTCTTATACAGAAAGTAATGCACGCGACTATGGTAAAAGAATTACACTTTCCTTAAACAATGTTACCATTACACAGGTCCTGGAACAGCTGTTTCAGGGCAGTCCGCTGAGCTATCTGATCAAGGGCAACATGATTTATCTGCGGCCCAATCCGGCCTATCGCAGGCCGGGCGCTAAAGGCACACTGAAAGGCCGGGTGGTGGATTTTGAAACCACCCAGCCATTGGTGGGTGCTACGGTTCAGTTATCAGGCACCGCTTACGGTGTGGTAACGGATGAAAGAGGATTTTATCGGCTGGAGAACGTACCTGCCGGTAATTATGATATGGTCATCAGTTACATCGGGTATAAGCGGGATGTAATGAGTCGTATTGCTGTAGATGACAATAAAGAGAGAAGTTATGATGTAAAATTACAGGCAGGCGGCTCACTGAAAGAAGTAGTGGTGGATGCGGGCCCACGTAAGGTAAGAGCGGTGACGCATAATACAGAACGGCAGTTGCTGCAGGAAATCCGTGGCGCCACCGGTGTGGTATCTGGTATTTCCAATGAGATGATTGGTAAAACGGCAGACAGGAATGCGGCAGAAGTAGTAAAGCGCATTTCCGGTGTAACGGTAATGGATGATCGCTTTATTGTGGTGCGGGGTATGAATGAACGTTACAACCTGACTTATCTGAATGGGAGTATTGCACCGGCAACGGAATTGTATAGTAAGGCTTTTGCCTACGACCTGCTGCCCAGCAGCATCATTGATCGTATACTGGTGTACAAATCTCCGGTAGCAGATTTGTCGGCAGATTATGCCGGCGCCGGGATTAAAATTTTCACTAAAAATGCGATGCCGGTAAGACACCTGGACGTAGGTGTGCAGATAGCGCATCGTCCTGGCTCTACACTGGAAACTATCAATAGTTATACAGGGGGGAAATATGATTTCCTGGGGTTTGATGACGGTACCCGCAAACTGCCGGCATTTTCGCCCGGTTATTTCAACTCCGGTAAAACACAAACCAGTGTCAGCCAGGAAGAAATGGTGAAAGGATTTTCCCCGGAGTTGGCTTATGGTACCCGGAAGAGTTCTCCCGACCTGCAGTTTTTTGTCAACTATTACGATGCCTATCGGATAGGCCGTAAGCAATTGTATAACCTGACTTCTGTTACCTATACGAAAGAAACCAGGTTTTACGATGTATATCGCCAGTTGGGAAATACAGGGGCATTTGGTGGCCCATCAACGGATGATGGCGGACAGAGTTTTGCAGATAGAAACAGCATCACAAACAGCCGGCAGACGACAGAAATCGGAAAAGTGAATGTTTTGGAGAACCTTACCCTGAAGCTGAATGATAACCATCAGGTTTCCTTCAATAACTTTTTTGTGAATGAAGGCCGCAGCCTGACTTCTATCAATGATTCCCGCCGGAATACCGGCATGGAAAATATGCAGCAATATGGATTGGGCCGCGATATTATATTATCCTTTCAACAGCGTATGCTGTATGCAGGTAACTTCACCGGCCGGCATTTGCTGGGACAGCGTAAGACACATGAAGTCAACTGGAACCTGAGTTATACGTTCGACAGGCAGGATATACCGGATATGCGGGTGATGCATTTTGCGAGCCGGGGCCTCTACCTCGAAGATCCGGCTTATGGTTATTTCTCCGTTAATACCCAGTTTGGGGGTAAAATGGCGCGGTTATTTATCCGTAACCAGGAAAAGGTATATAATGCGTCCATCGATTATAGCTGGCAGCTGCACCCGCAGTTTACCCTGAAAGCGGGAACCTTTCAAATGTATAAAGTAAGACAGGTAGGCCGGCGTGTATTCTGGATCAACCGGGGCGGCCTTCCTTCCGGCGAAAGTATCGTTCAGCCTAATAGCGACTTTGAACAGGGATGGCATACCGGTTGGGGCCACAACGACAACAACATTATTTTTTACCGGCAGCAGGATCTGCCTACGTTGTGGAACCCGGCTAACTTCCGGGAAGATAAATCCGGACTGCAGATATATGATTTAACCAATCCCGTAGACGCCTATACGGCGAGTGAACAGAATAATGCGTTTTACCTGATGGGCGACGCCAAAGTACTGCGCAATAAACTGACGCTGAATGCAGGTGTACGGGTAGAATATGACCGGCAGCATTTATCCGGTGCTATTGAATACAATGGTATCATTGCTTCTGTACCGGTAGATAAACGAAAAACCATGGTACTGCCCTCTTTTAATGCCACCTATCGGCCAGACTCGCTGTTTGTGATCCGTGGTGGGTATGGCCGTACGCTGAACCGTCCGGAATTCAGGGAAATCACCCCTTATAACGACTACGATTATCAGTCCAGTGAATATATTCAAGGTAATCCCAAAACAGTAACCGCCACGATTGATAACTATGATCTCCGTTTTGAATTCTATCCCAACAACAGGGCTCAGAATGAGGTATTTAATATAGGCGCCTTTTATAAACACCTGAAAGACCCGATTGAAAAATTCCGTAAGGATATCAATAACTCAGATTACGCCGGATTTTATTCTACGGAGATCAGTTTTGGCAATGCTATTTCAGCCAATATCTATGGCGTGGAAATGGAAATTAAGAAAAGCCTGTCGTTTATACCAGGTTCCTTGTTTCGCAATCTCTCCGTTATGCTGAATGGTGCATTGATTAAAAGTACAACGGTGGAAAGAACGCAGAACGAAGGCTTTTGGGATACCACTACTGTGTCTGGCGCACCGTTACAGGGGCAGTCTCCCTATGTACTCAATGGCGGCCTGTTTTATGAAAACGCCGGCTGGGGTACTAAAATAGGGTTGGTCTATAATGTTAGCGGACCTCGTATTTATGCCAAAGGTGTGGTCATCGCGGAGAGGTTTCCGGATTATGCGAAACGTGTACGTCCTGACCTGCTCGAAACACCCCGGCATTTGCTCGATCTGTCTGTTACCCAGCGTATCGTAAAATCATTACAGGCCAAGTTTAGTATACAGAACCTGCTGGCGCAGCCGGTACGTCTGGTAGAAGATTATGCACGTAACCAACGGTATGATAAGGAGGTGCAGGTAGAGAATACAGCGGGGAAACTGGTATATACCGGCGATAATATTTTCAGCAGTTATAATCCGGGCAGATACTTTATTCTCTCCCTTTCTTATGCATTTTAA
- a CDS encoding DUF4397 domain-containing protein → MKNINNSWLIGMMAAVVFMACQKEVTPAAPEDAQISFYNASDKLWMETRELTGPKVFVLMDSQDTSYTWFSDATSKYPCFSDQNPFQFPQLSVYNSRQPVPWQLYMRVKPGKHTLLLTDTSHRSLVSSEVMTTPGQPVTVFYADKDGVVSTWTVQDHLQWADNKVRLRMMNFCPDGDPVFFTVNGEVPAAFAKDTKYGDIQDFQSFAVKEKDTLRIRFYHPGDTVNAIIGTNVITQVGHSYSIMLRGYANAHSYTDPITGKTVEVGATLKVAACKNY, encoded by the coding sequence ATGAAAAACATAAACAACAGTTGGCTGATAGGTATGATGGCAGCGGTAGTATTCATGGCATGCCAGAAAGAAGTTACACCGGCAGCACCGGAAGATGCACAGATCAGCTTTTATAATGCCTCAGATAAACTGTGGATGGAAACACGGGAGCTGACTGGTCCAAAAGTTTTCGTATTGATGGATAGCCAGGACACCAGCTATACCTGGTTTAGTGATGCGACGTCAAAGTATCCGTGTTTCTCTGACCAAAACCCTTTTCAGTTTCCGCAGCTGTCGGTATATAATAGCCGGCAGCCGGTTCCGTGGCAACTGTATATGCGCGTAAAGCCGGGTAAACATACGTTATTGCTGACGGATACCAGCCACCGGTCATTGGTAAGCAGTGAGGTAATGACTACACCTGGTCAGCCGGTGACGGTGTTCTATGCGGATAAAGATGGTGTTGTATCTACCTGGACGGTGCAAGATCACCTGCAATGGGCCGATAACAAAGTGCGGTTGCGGATGATGAATTTTTGTCCGGATGGCGATCCGGTTTTTTTTACCGTGAATGGAGAAGTACCGGCAGCTTTTGCGAAAGACACGAAATATGGCGATATACAGGATTTTCAGTCTTTCGCTGTAAAGGAGAAGGATACACTGCGTATCCGTTTTTATCATCCGGGCGATACCGTGAATGCCATTATCGGTACCAACGTCATCACACAGGTGGGGCATTCCTACTCCATCATGTTACGCGGTTATGCGAATGCGCATAGTTATACCGATCCGATTACCGGCAAGACAGTAGAGGTGGGTGCTACATTAAAGGTGGCTGCCTGTAAAAACTATTAG